A single window of Solea solea chromosome 9, fSolSol10.1, whole genome shotgun sequence DNA harbors:
- the atp10a gene encoding phospholipid-transporting ATPase VA has protein sequence MARESEEPTKKKKKKKKKSRENKKTRSVLPNTRSKHDDDDAEPNRGCADNKIKTTKYTVLSFLPKNLFEQFHRFANVYFVFIALLNFVPVVNAFQPELALAPVVFILSVTAIKDLWEDFRRHRSDTEINHLDCLVFSRVESGYVEKFWKEVRVGDFVRLRCNEIVPADVLLLSSSDPDRLCHIETATLDGETNLKQRQVVRSFFDLDCDFNPLKYNSVIECEKPNNDLNRFRGYIIHGNGRRDALYKENLLLRGCTVRNTEEAVGIVIYAGHETKAMLNNNGPRYKRSKLERQMNVDVFWCVLILLVMCLFTAVGHGLWMFQYGDKRPVFDVLSPQGTDMSPIMSAIYLFLTMIIVFQVLIPISLFVSIEIVKICQVFFIHQDLDLYDEDTDSHLQCRALNITEDLGQMQYIFSDKTGTLTDNKMVFRRCTVAGVEYSHDANAKRLAMYQEMDSEEEECTSHGGTLPRRDSVSSHHSATVPPVVLRSHSTKSHRRTGSRAEAKRASILSKHTAFSSPMEKDITPDPQLLNKVNECSSQMDLMRFHSQPVSQLPSDLADVIDFFIALTVCNTVVVSSPNQPRHKVRVRFELKSPVKTIEDFIKRFTPSRLTSGSNSSSSSSLVTNRSSNRGCSSVLSSPSADSTLTKLEEEAMMSHSGLDHAFSPAPLCYDGKSWDQEEGELRYEAESPDEAALVYAAKAYKCSLVGRLPDQVTVELPHLGKLNFELLHTLGFDSTRKRMSVVVRHPLTDQITVYTKGADSVIMDLIKPPNTGNSKGKRQKKVVYRTQNYLNQYAADGLRTLCIAKKILTKEEYACWLQRHLEAETAIQGREELLFESALRLENNLQLLGATGIEDRLQDGVPETIASLRQAGLQIWVLTGDKQETAVNIAYACKLLDPEEEILTLNADSQESCALLLEESLHYIQAKFFCSSTDQAAKTFHPANLAPFDIYQPSSLSSSSSSSSHSTPFVVHRLGLVIDGRTLAFALDKSLEDKFLAVARSCRSVLCCRSTPLQKSMVVKLVRNKLKVMTLAIGDGANDVSMIQVADVGVGISGQEGMQAVMASDFALPRFRNLQKLLLVHGHWCYSRLANMILYFFYKNAMFVALIFWYQFYCGFSGSAMIDQWYLIFFNLMFSAFPQLITATLDKDVSAETLQQLPQLYMTGQNSEEYKPYMFWMNMIDAFYQSLVCFFIPYFAYADSNVDLFTWGTPITTIALLTILLHLGVETKTWTWMNWLSILFSVMLFFTVALCYNASCPTCYSPSNPYWTMQRLLQEPVFYLLCIITPVAALLPRYFYRSCQGSLFPSPVQVGRQLDKLPTETRRNILSLSKMKAGSPLAHKTHFLSLAKEQSSFSCSTSAATNHSLVSQRDEEADRRKPPPTHSDITAGFYTEAEAPPYTKDPPSESEQQLAPPTAECPDQNASTPLLTHTHSVQLTLPPTGGSQCVKYTRNQEERLDHENVTPHTPQAPLATA, from the exons ATGGCGCGGGAAAGTGAAGAAccgacgaagaagaagaagaaaaagaagaagaagagcagagagaaCAAAAAGACCCGGAGCGTCCTCCCGAACACTCGGTCCAAACATGACGACGACGACGCAGAACCGAACCGAGGCTGCGCCGACAACAAGATCAAAACCACCAAGTACACGGTTCTATCGTTCCTCCCCAAGAACCTGTTCGAACAGTTCCACAGGTTCGCCAACGTCTACTTCGTCTTCATCGCTCTGCTCAACTTCGTCCCGGTGGTGAACGCCTTCCAGCCGGAACTGGCTCTGGCCCCGGTGGTCTTCATCCTGTCCGTGACCGCCATCAAAGACCTGTGGGAGGACTTCAGGAGACACCGCTCCGACACCGAGATCAACCACCTGGACTGTCTGGTCTTCAGCAG AGTCGAGAGTGGTTACGTGGAGAAGTTCTGGAAGGAGGTGCGAGTGGGCGACTTTGTGCGACTGCGATGTAACGAGATCGTTCCCGCCGACGTCCTCCTGCTGAGCTCCAGCGACCCGGACCGTCTGTGTCACATCGAGACGGCCACGCTGGACGGAGAGACAAACCTCAAACAGAGACAAGTCGTCCGCAGCTTCTTCGACCTG GACTGtgactttaaccctttaaaataCAACAGTGTCATTGAATGTGAGAAACCCAACAACGACCTGAACAGATTCAGAGGCTACAT TATCCATGGCAACGGCAGAAGAGACGCACTTTACAAAGAGAACCTGCTGCTGCGCGGCTGCACCGTCAGAAACACTGAGGAGGCCGTGGGCATCGTCATCTACGCAG GTCATGAGACCAAAGCCATGTTGAACAACAATGGACCAAGATACAAACGCAGTAAACTGGAGAGACAGATGAACGTGGACGTCTTCTGGTGTGTCCTCATCCTCCTGGTCATGTGTCTCTTCACTGCTGTGG GTCATGGTCTGTGGATGTTTCAGTATGGAGATAAGAGACCAGTGTTTGACGTCCTGAGTCCACAGGGGACGGACATGTCTCCCATCATGTCAGCCATATATCTCTTCCTCACCATGATTATCGTCTTCCAG GTGCTGATTCCCATCTCACTGTTTGTGTCGATCGAGATTGTGAAGATCTGTCAGGTGTTCTTCATCCATCAGGACCTGGATCTTTACGACGAGGACACAGACTCTCACCTTCAGTGTCGAGCTCTGAACATCACTGAAGACCTCGGTCAGATGCAGTACATCTTCTCTGATAAGACTGGAACACTGACCGACAACAAGATGGTGTTTCGCCGCTGCACTGTGGCGGGGGTGGAGTACTCCCATGATGCTAATG CTAAAAGACTTGCGATGTACCAGGAGATGgactcagaggaggaggagtgtacGTCACATGGAGGCACTCTGCCCAGGCGGGACAGTGTTAGCAGCCACCACAGCGCCACAGTGCCCCCTGTGGTTCTGCGCTCACACAGCACCAAGTCCCACCGCAGGACAGGCAGCAGGGCAGAGGCTAAACGTGCTAGCATCCTGTCCAAACACACAGCCTTCAGCAGCCCAATG gagAAGGACATCACCCCTGACCCTCAGCTTCTGAACAAAGTGAACGAGTGCAGCAGTCAGATGGACTTGATGCGTTTCCACAGTCAGCCTGTGTCACAGCTGCCTTCTGACCTCGCTGACGTCATCGATTTCTTCATCGCTCTCACAGTCTGCAACACGGTGGTGGTTTCATCCCCGAACCAGCCGCGACACAAG GTTCGTGTGAGGTTTGAGTTAAAGTCTCCGGTCAAAACCATCGAGGACTTCATCAAACGCTTCACACCGAGTCGTTTGACGTCTGgttccaacagcagcagctcctccagccTCGTCACCAACCGCTCCTCTAACAGAGGCTGCTCCAGTGTTCTGTCCTCGCCGTCTGCAGACAGCACGCTCACCAAGCTGGAGGAGGAAGCCATGATGTCTCACAGTGGCCTGGACCATGCCTTCAGCCCCGCCCCCCTCTGCTACGACGGCAAGTCATGGGACCAGGAGGAGGGCGAGCTGCGCTACGAGGCGGAGTCTCCAGACGAGGCCGCGCTCGTCTACGCAGCCAAGGCCTACAAATGCTCGCTGGTGGGACGTCTTCCTGACCAGGTGACCGTGGAGCTGCCTCACCTGGGGAagctgaactttgaactgctgcACACGCTGGGCTTCGACTCCACCAGGAAGCGCATGTCGGTGGTGGTTCGACATCCTCTGACGGATCAGATCACTGTGTACACGAAAGGAGCCGATTCTGTCATCATGGACCTCATCAAACCTCCCAACACAG gaAACTCTAAAGGAAAACGGCAGAAGAAGGTTGTGTACAGGACACAGAACTACCTGAACCAGTATGCTGCAGACGGACTCCGCACTCTGTGCATCGCAAAGAAG ATCCTCACCAAAGAAGAGTATGCCTGCTGGCTGCAGCGCCACCTGGAGGCTGAGACGGCCATTCAGGGCAGAGAGGAGCTGCTGTTTGAGTCGGCTCTGCGTCTGGAGAACAACCTGCAGCTTTTAG GGGCGACGGGCATCGAGGACCGTCTGCAGGACGGCGTTCCTGAGACCATCGCGTCCCTGCGCCAGGCCGGGCTGCAGATATGGGTGCTGACGGGGGACAAACAGGAAACGGCCGTAAACATCGCGTACGCCTGTAAACTGCTGGATCCTGAGGAGGAGATTCTGACCCTGAACGCTGActcacag GAGAGCTGTGCCTTGTTACTGGAGGAGAGTTTACATTATATCCAGGCCAAATTCTTCTGCAGCTCCACGGATCAGGCTGCCAAGACCTTCCACCCTGCAAACCTGGCACCTTTCGACATCTATCAGCCTTcgtccttgtcctcctcctcctcctcctcctcccactccacGCCTTTTGTGGTGCACCGGCTGGGTCTGGTCATCGATGGGCGGACCTTAGCCTTCGCTCTGGACAAGAGTTTGGAGGATAAGTTTCTGGCCGTGGCGAGAAGCTGCCGCTCCGTCCTCTGCTGCCGCTCCACACCGCTGCAGAAGAGCATGGTCGTCAAACTGGTGCGGAACAAGCTGAAGGTCATGACCCTGGCCATAG GTGATGGAGCCAACGACGTCAGCATGATCCAGGTGGCAGACGTGGGCGTCGGCATCTCCGGACAAGAGGGCATGCAG GCGGTGATGGCGAGCGACTTTGCTCTCCCACGTTTCCGTAATCTTCAGAAGCTTCTTCTGGTCCATGGACACTGGTGCTACTCTCGCCTGGCCAACATGATCCTCTACTTCTTCTACAAAAACGCT ATGTTCGTTGCTCTCATCTTCTGGTATCAGTTCTACTGTGGGTTCTCAGGCTCAGCCATGATTGATCAGTGGTATCTCATCTTCTTCAACCTGATGTTCTCCGCCTTCCCTCAACTCATCACTGCCACTCTGGACAAGGACGTGTCAGCAGAGACTCTCCAGCAACTACCTCAGCTCTACATGACGGGCCAGAACTCAGAG gaataTAAGCCATACATGTTCTGGATGAACATGATCGATGCTTTCTACCAAAGTCTGGTTTGCTTCTTCATCCCGTACTTT GCTTACGCTGACTCTAATGTGGATCTGTTTACGTGGGGAACTCCCATCACCACCATCGCTTTACTCACCATTCTGCTGCACCTGGGCGtcgagaccaaaacctgg ACGTGGATGAACTGGTTGTCCATCTTGTTCAGCGTGATGTTGTTCTTCACCGTCGCTCTGTGCTACAACGCCTCCTGTCCCACCTGCTACTCGCCCTCTAACCCCTACTGGACCATGCAGCGGCTGCTGCAGGAGCCCGTCTTCTACCTGCTGTGCATCATCACGCCTGTGGCGGCACTGTTACCTCG ATATTTCTACCGGTCGTGTCAGGGGTCACTGTTCCCCAGTCCCGTCCAGGTTGGGAGACAGTTGGACAAACTCCCGACTGAAACTCGCAGGAACATCCTCAGCCTGAGCAAAATGAAGGCGGGGTCACCGCTCGCCCACAagactcacttcctgtcactcGCCAAAGAGCAGAGCAGCTTCTCCTGCTCCACGTCAGCGGCGACCAATCACAGCCTAGTGTCACAGAGAGACGAGGAAGCGGACCGGAGAAAGCCGCCGCCCactcacagtgacatcactgcagGTTTCTACACTGAAGCAGAGGCTCCGCCCTACACCAAAGACCCTCCTTCAGAGTCTGAGCAGCAGCTGGCTCCTCCCACTGCAGAGTGTCCGGACCAGAACGCTTCCACGccgctgctcacacacacacacagtgtccagcTGACACTGCCCCCTACAGGCGGCTCTCAGTGCGTGAAATACACCAGGAACCAGGAGGAAAGACTCGACCACGAGAATGTGACGCCGCACACGCCGCAGGCGCCACTCGCCACCGCGTGA